The Kluyvera intermedia genome window below encodes:
- a CDS encoding microcin C ABC transporter permease: MTLSSVNQARWARFCHNRRGYWSLWIFALIFICSLCAELIANDRPLLVSYQGSLYSPVLKSYSEKTFGGEFATAADYQDPWLQQQLEKHGWVLWTPIRFSASSINYSTDIPFPSPPSRQNWLGTDANGRDVVARILYGTRISLLFGIILTLCASVMGVVVGAVQGYYGGRIDLWGQRFIEVWSGMPTLFLIILLSSVVQPNFWWLLAITVLFGWMTLVGVVRAEFLRTRNFDYIRAAQALGVSDRSIILRHMLPNAMVATLTFIPFILCSSITTLTSLDFLGFGLPLGSPSLGELLLQGKNNLQAPWLGIAGFLCVAVLLSLLIFIGEAVRDAFDPSKAV; encoded by the coding sequence ATGACGCTGAGTTCCGTGAATCAGGCGCGCTGGGCGCGCTTTTGTCATAACCGCCGTGGCTACTGGTCATTGTGGATCTTTGCGCTGATTTTTATCTGTAGCCTGTGCGCTGAGCTTATCGCCAACGACCGCCCACTGCTGGTGAGCTACCAGGGTAGCCTTTACTCACCGGTATTGAAAAGCTATAGCGAGAAGACCTTTGGCGGTGAGTTTGCCACCGCCGCAGACTATCAGGACCCGTGGTTACAGCAACAATTAGAGAAACACGGCTGGGTACTGTGGACACCTATCCGCTTTAGCGCCAGCAGCATTAATTACAGCACCGATATCCCCTTCCCTTCGCCGCCGTCGCGACAAAACTGGCTCGGCACCGATGCAAACGGTCGTGATGTGGTAGCGCGTATCCTTTACGGCACCCGTATCTCGCTACTGTTTGGCATCATCCTCACCCTTTGCGCCAGCGTGATGGGCGTGGTGGTGGGCGCGGTACAGGGTTACTACGGTGGACGCATTGACCTATGGGGTCAGCGGTTTATTGAAGTCTGGTCGGGCATGCCAACGCTATTTTTAATTATTTTGCTTTCAAGCGTGGTGCAGCCCAACTTCTGGTGGCTATTAGCAATCACCGTACTGTTCGGCTGGATGACGCTGGTGGGTGTGGTACGCGCGGAGTTTTTACGCACCCGCAATTTTGACTATATTCGCGCAGCCCAGGCGCTGGGCGTCAGCGATCGCAGTATCATTCTGCGTCATATGCTGCCAAACGCCATGGTTGCCACGTTGACCTTTATTCCGTTTATTTTGTGCAGCTCCATTACCACCCTCACCTCACTCGATTTTCTCGGTTTTGGCCTGCCGCTCGGCTCACCGTCGTTGGGAGAACTGCTGTTGCAGGGTAAAAATAATTTACAGGCGCCCTGGCTTGGGATCGCGGGTTTTCTCTGCGTCGCCGTGCTGTTGTCACTGCTGATTTTTATCGGCGAGGCGGTACGTGACGCCTTCGATCCTTCTAAGGCGGTATAA
- a CDS encoding DEAD/DEAH box helicase — MTFTLRPYQQEAVDATLTYFRRQTAPAVIVLPTGAGKSLVIAELARLARGRVLVLAHVKELVAQNHAKYLALGLEADIYAAGLKRKESHGKVVFGSVQSVARNLDHFQGEFSLLIVDECHRISDDDDSQYQQILIHLRKVNPHIRLLGLTATPFRLGKGWIYQFHYHGMVRGDEKALFRDCIYELPLRYMIKHGYLTPPERLDMPVVQYDFSRLQANSNGLFSEADLNRELKQQQRITPHIISQIIEFAQDRKGVMIFASTVEHAREITGLLPANDAALITGETPGPQRDELIDAFKHQQFRYLVNVSVLTTGFDAPHVDLIAILRPTESISLYQQIVGRGLRLAPGKTDCLILDYAGNPHDLYTPEVGSPKGKSDNVPVQVFCPGCGFANTFWGKTTADGTLIEHFGRRCQGWLEDDEGHREQCDYRFRFKNCPQCNAENDIAARRCRECDTVLVDPDDMLKAALKLKDALVLRCSGMTLQDGMDEKGSWLKMTYYDEDGADVSERFRLHTPAQKMAFEQLFMRPHTRTPGVPLRWITPGDIIAQQALLRAPDFVVARQKDRYWQVREKVFDYQGRFRRAGELR, encoded by the coding sequence ATGACATTTACACTACGCCCATATCAACAGGAAGCGGTTGACGCCACCCTGACCTATTTTCGCCGCCAGACCGCCCCTGCCGTTATCGTCCTACCAACCGGTGCGGGAAAAAGCCTGGTTATCGCTGAGCTGGCGCGGCTTGCGCGCGGCCGCGTGCTGGTACTCGCTCACGTTAAAGAGCTGGTGGCGCAAAACCATGCCAAATACCTCGCGCTGGGGCTGGAGGCGGATATCTACGCCGCTGGCCTTAAACGCAAAGAGAGCCACGGCAAAGTGGTGTTTGGCAGCGTACAGTCCGTCGCGCGAAATCTTGACCATTTTCAGGGGGAGTTCTCCCTGCTGATTGTCGATGAGTGCCACCGCATCAGCGATGACGACGACAGCCAGTATCAGCAAATCCTCATCCATCTCAGGAAAGTGAATCCTCACATCCGCCTGCTGGGGCTGACGGCAACCCCGTTCCGGCTTGGCAAAGGCTGGATTTATCAGTTTCACTACCACGGCATGGTACGGGGCGATGAAAAAGCGCTGTTCCGCGACTGTATTTACGAATTGCCGCTACGCTATATGATAAAGCATGGCTATCTGACGCCACCGGAGCGGCTGGATATGCCGGTCGTACAGTATGATTTCAGCCGCCTACAGGCTAACAGCAACGGGTTATTCAGCGAAGCCGATCTGAACCGCGAACTGAAACAGCAGCAGCGTATTACGCCGCATATCATCAGCCAGATTATCGAATTTGCGCAGGACCGTAAGGGGGTGATGATTTTTGCTTCCACCGTCGAACACGCCCGCGAAATCACCGGTCTGCTGCCCGCCAACGATGCCGCGCTTATCACCGGCGAAACGCCGGGGCCGCAGCGCGATGAATTGATTGATGCCTTTAAACATCAGCAATTCCGCTATCTGGTTAACGTCTCTGTGCTGACCACTGGCTTTGACGCCCCACACGTCGACCTGATTGCCATTCTCCGTCCAACGGAATCCATCAGCCTGTATCAACAGATTGTGGGTCGCGGCCTGCGCCTGGCGCCGGGGAAAACCGACTGTTTGATTCTTGACTACGCCGGTAACCCGCACGATCTCTACACGCCGGAAGTGGGTTCACCAAAAGGGAAAAGCGATAACGTACCGGTGCAGGTATTCTGCCCCGGCTGCGGTTTTGCCAATACGTTCTGGGGAAAAACCACCGCTGACGGTACCCTGATTGAACATTTTGGTCGCCGCTGTCAGGGCTGGCTTGAGGATGACGAAGGGCATCGCGAGCAGTGCGACTACCGTTTCCGCTTTAAAAATTGTCCACAGTGTAACGCTGAGAACGATATTGCCGCCCGTCGCTGCCGCGAGTGCGACACGGTATTGGTTGACCCGGACGACATGCTAAAAGCGGCGCTGAAGCTCAAAGATGCACTGGTGCTGCGCTGTAGCGGAATGACCTTGCAAGACGGTATGGATGAGAAAGGGAGTTGGCTGAAAATGACCTACTACGATGAAGATGGGGCCGATGTGAGTGAGCGCTTCCGCCTGCACACGCCTGCGCAGAAGATGGCCTTCGAGCAGTTGTTCATGCGTCCGCATACGCGAACGCCCGGCGTACCACTACGCTGGATTACGCCCGGTGATATTATTGCCCAACAGGCGCTGCTCCGCGCCCCGGATTTTGTCGTCGCCCGCCAAAAGGATCGTTACTGGCAGGTACGTGAAAAAGTGTTCGACTATCAGGGGCGCTTTCGTCGCGCTGGCGAGCTACGCTAA
- the rplY gene encoding 50S ribosomal protein L25, with translation MITINAEVRKVQGKGASRRLRTANKFPAIIYGGEAAPVAIELDHDKVWNMQTNAEFYSEVLTIVVDGKEEKVKAQAVQRHPFKPKLAHIDFVRA, from the coding sequence ATGATTACTATCAATGCAGAAGTACGTAAGGTGCAGGGTAAGGGTGCGAGCCGCCGCCTGCGCACAGCTAACAAGTTCCCAGCTATCATTTATGGTGGCGAAGCTGCTCCGGTTGCTATCGAACTGGACCACGACAAAGTGTGGAACATGCAGACCAACGCTGAATTCTACAGCGAAGTTCTGACCATCGTTGTTGATGGTAAAGAAGAAAAAGTTAAGGCACAGGCTGTTCAGCGTCACCCGTTCAAGCCTAAGCTGGCTCACATCGACTTCGTTCGCGCTTAA
- the rsuA gene encoding 16S rRNA pseudouridine(516) synthase RsuA: MRLDKFIAQQLGVSRAIAGRQIRGNHVTIDGEVVRDTAFKLQPEHEVAYEGNSLTQQNGPRYFMLNKPQGYVCSTEDPDHPTVLYFLDEPVAYKLHAAGRLDIDTTGLVLMTDDGQWSHRVTSPRHHCEKTYLVQLENPVSDDTAEQFTKGVQLHNEKDLTKPAVLEVITPTEVRLTISEGRYHQVKRMFAAVGNRVVGLHRERIGAIALDPDMEPGEYRPLTEEEIASVGAPER; encoded by the coding sequence ATGCGACTTGATAAGTTTATCGCTCAGCAACTCGGCGTCAGCCGTGCTATTGCCGGGCGTCAGATCCGCGGTAACCACGTGACCATTGATGGCGAAGTGGTGCGCGATACGGCATTTAAATTGCAACCTGAACACGAGGTCGCCTACGAAGGCAACTCGCTGACTCAGCAGAACGGCCCGCGCTACTTTATGCTGAACAAACCGCAGGGTTACGTGTGCTCGACTGAAGATCCGGATCATCCAACGGTGCTCTACTTCCTCGACGAGCCGGTAGCTTACAAGCTGCATGCCGCAGGCCGTTTAGACATTGATACCACCGGCCTGGTGCTGATGACCGACGATGGGCAGTGGTCGCACCGCGTAACATCTCCACGTCATCACTGTGAGAAAACCTATCTGGTGCAACTGGAAAATCCGGTCAGCGACGATACTGCCGAGCAGTTCACCAAAGGCGTGCAACTGCACAATGAAAAAGATCTCACGAAGCCCGCCGTGCTGGAAGTTATCACGCCGACCGAAGTGCGTCTGACCATCAGCGAAGGGCGCTACCACCAGGTGAAGCGCATGTTTGCCGCCGTTGGCAACCGCGTAGTTGGCCTGCACCGTGAACGTATCGGCGCTATTGCCCTTGATCCTGACATGGAACCGGGTGAATACCGCCCGTTAACCGAAGAAGAAATTGCCAGCGTTGGCGCGCCAGAGCGCTAA
- a CDS encoding glycosyl hydrolase family 28 protein yields MHNTFRHSRLALVAAVTLTGALSGCDDSVAAGGRALAAPQNVQSPVLSADADSVVLVWEKPLAEAEGVVDYHVYRQGQLLGSARENQDKFSPAKPYIDNFYQKLDHDNWQHKVSLRTFTADGLNAYTDYPFTVRAVYSDGKESADSLPITVRTTKAPNIIDVRTTGAIGDGKTLDTVAIQKAIDSCTVTLYPQGCKVSVSGGVFKTGALFLHSDMTLEIAEGATLLGSDDPAQYPLDKGYYLYPYTDNPLPKRPPSLINALEAEDKGSSHAGTFKNIRIVGKGTIDGNGWTRGVKAGGVESIVDELGNTLPQYRASNAKKVGDDGILAKNQTELAVAEGMNSDSAYKNRRSSLMTLRGVSNLYIEGLTILNPAFHGVMVLESENITMNALIHKTFDGNNADGIELGNSQNGLIFNNFFDTGDDGMNFAAGYGKGVETFNQKAQSGAWIFNNYFRKGHGAVVTGSHTGAWIEKITAEDNVMYLTDIGLRMKSRPYYGGGARDVVFRNNAMKDLAKEPFIFTIKYSADVNDTTPATEPAQFRNVTVQDVTIDGTVAKKSILVDGMTVQEMTAAYGITYPRDAYHQNLMFTNVKFRNVQASNITFLHDSQFTNVTFENTDKAWNFAQVSGITLSDSVNNEVISATGKETVVRDAATK; encoded by the coding sequence ATGCACAATACCTTCAGACACTCACGACTGGCGCTGGTGGCGGCTGTCACCCTCACAGGGGCACTTAGTGGCTGTGATGACAGTGTCGCTGCGGGAGGACGCGCTTTGGCTGCCCCGCAAAACGTTCAGTCTCCCGTGCTTTCAGCCGATGCGGACAGCGTGGTGCTGGTCTGGGAAAAACCGCTTGCCGAGGCGGAAGGCGTGGTCGATTACCATGTTTATCGTCAAGGACAGCTGCTGGGGAGTGCGCGGGAAAATCAGGATAAATTCTCCCCGGCTAAGCCCTATATCGATAATTTTTACCAGAAGCTAGACCACGATAACTGGCAGCATAAGGTCTCACTGCGTACCTTTACCGCTGATGGATTAAATGCCTATACCGACTACCCATTCACTGTGCGCGCCGTCTATTCTGACGGAAAGGAGTCTGCGGACAGCTTACCGATCACCGTACGTACCACTAAAGCGCCTAATATCATTGATGTGAGAACGACCGGAGCAATAGGGGACGGTAAAACACTCGATACCGTCGCAATACAAAAAGCGATTGATAGCTGCACGGTGACCCTTTATCCGCAGGGCTGTAAAGTCAGCGTCAGCGGCGGCGTGTTCAAAACCGGGGCGCTGTTCTTACATAGCGATATGACGCTCGAAATTGCTGAGGGGGCGACCCTGCTGGGATCGGATGACCCGGCGCAGTACCCGCTGGACAAAGGCTATTATCTCTACCCTTACACTGACAATCCGCTGCCCAAACGTCCACCGTCGCTGATTAATGCGCTGGAAGCAGAGGATAAAGGTAGCTCGCATGCGGGGACGTTCAAAAATATTCGCATTGTGGGTAAGGGTACCATTGATGGAAACGGCTGGACGCGAGGCGTGAAGGCAGGTGGCGTCGAATCTATTGTGGATGAGCTTGGCAATACGTTGCCACAGTATCGCGCCAGCAATGCTAAAAAAGTCGGTGACGACGGGATCCTTGCAAAAAATCAGACCGAACTGGCGGTAGCGGAAGGGATGAACAGCGACAGCGCCTACAAAAACCGGCGTTCCAGTCTGATGACGCTGCGCGGCGTCAGTAATCTCTACATTGAAGGGCTGACGATTCTCAATCCGGCATTTCATGGCGTGATGGTGCTTGAGTCGGAAAATATCACCATGAACGCGTTGATTCACAAGACCTTTGACGGCAATAACGCCGATGGGATTGAGCTGGGGAATAGCCAGAATGGCCTGATATTTAACAACTTCTTTGATACCGGCGATGACGGTATGAACTTTGCGGCAGGGTATGGCAAAGGTGTGGAAACATTCAATCAGAAGGCACAAAGCGGGGCATGGATCTTTAACAATTACTTCCGTAAAGGACATGGTGCAGTGGTGACCGGCAGCCATACCGGCGCGTGGATCGAAAAAATCACCGCGGAAGATAACGTCATGTACCTGACCGACATCGGCCTGCGCATGAAGAGTCGTCCTTATTACGGCGGTGGCGCGCGCGATGTGGTATTCCGCAATAACGCGATGAAAGACCTGGCCAAAGAGCCGTTCATTTTCACCATCAAATACAGTGCGGACGTTAACGACACCACGCCTGCAACCGAGCCTGCCCAATTCCGCAATGTCACCGTACAGGACGTGACGATTGACGGCACGGTGGCAAAGAAAAGTATTCTGGTCGATGGCATGACGGTACAAGAGATGACCGCGGCATACGGCATTACCTATCCGCGCGATGCCTATCATCAGAATCTGATGTTCACTAACGTCAAGTTCCGCAATGTGCAGGCGAGCAACATCACTTTCTTGCATGACAGTCAGTTCACCAACGTCACGTTTGAGAATACCGATAAAGCCTGGAACTTTGCGCAAGTCAGCGGGATTACGCTTTCAGATAGCGTGAATAACGAGGTGATTTCAGCAACAGGGAAGGAGACAGTGGTACGGGATGCGGCAACGAAGTAA
- a CDS encoding Bcr/CflA family multidrug efflux MFS transporter: MTSRPRSSFSIVFILGLLAMLMPLSIDMYLPALPVISEQFGVPAGSAQMTLSTYILGFAVGQLLYGPMADSLGRKPVILGGTLIFAAAASACALAPTIDYLIVTRFFHGLAAAAASVVINALMRDIYPKEEFSRMMSFVMLVTTIAPLVAPIVGGAVLVWFSWHAIFWILAIAAILASLMIYFFIDETLAVDKRQPFRLRTTLGNFASLFRHKRVLSYMLASGFSFAAMFSFLSAGPFVYIELNHVSPQHFGYYFALNIVFLFVMTTINSRFVRRVGALWMFRAGLIVQFVMAVWMVVCALFDVGFWSLVLGIAVFIGCVSMVSSNAMAVILDEFPHMAGTASSLAGTFRFGIGAIVGALLSMATFTTAWPMLISIALCATGSILFYLYASRPRKTAQ; the protein is encoded by the coding sequence GTGACGTCCAGGCCGCGCTCGTCGTTCAGTATTGTGTTTATTCTTGGCCTTCTGGCCATGTTAATGCCGTTGTCGATAGACATGTACCTTCCGGCGCTGCCGGTCATCTCAGAACAGTTTGGCGTGCCGGCAGGCAGCGCGCAGATGACGCTCAGTACCTATATTCTGGGGTTTGCTGTCGGTCAGCTGTTGTATGGCCCAATGGCGGATAGCCTTGGGCGCAAGCCGGTTATTCTCGGCGGCACGCTGATTTTCGCCGCTGCTGCCTCAGCTTGTGCGCTTGCCCCGACGATTGACTATCTGATCGTGACCCGCTTCTTCCACGGCCTGGCGGCTGCGGCTGCGAGCGTGGTGATTAACGCCCTGATGCGTGATATCTACCCAAAAGAAGAGTTTTCACGAATGATGTCGTTCGTGATGCTGGTGACCACCATTGCACCGTTGGTTGCGCCTATTGTCGGCGGGGCAGTGCTGGTGTGGTTTAGCTGGCATGCGATTTTCTGGATCCTGGCGATTGCGGCGATACTGGCATCATTGATGATCTACTTCTTTATCGATGAAACGCTGGCCGTCGACAAGCGTCAGCCGTTCCGGCTCCGCACCACGCTTGGCAACTTTGCCTCACTTTTCCGCCATAAACGCGTGCTTTCCTACATGCTGGCGAGCGGTTTTAGCTTTGCGGCGATGTTCTCGTTTTTAAGCGCCGGGCCGTTTGTCTATATCGAACTCAACCACGTATCGCCACAGCATTTCGGCTATTACTTTGCGTTGAATATCGTGTTCCTGTTTGTCATGACCACTATCAACAGCCGTTTTGTTCGCCGGGTAGGTGCGCTATGGATGTTCCGCGCGGGTCTGATTGTGCAGTTCGTGATGGCGGTATGGATGGTGGTGTGCGCCTTATTCGACGTTGGCTTCTGGTCATTAGTGTTGGGCATTGCGGTCTTTATTGGCTGTGTATCGATGGTGTCCTCAAACGCAATGGCGGTGATTCTCGATGAATTCCCGCATATGGCTGGCACGGCATCTTCGCTGGCGGGCACATTCCGTTTTGGTATCGGGGCGATTGTCGGCGCGCTGCTGTCAATGGCGACCTTCACCACCGCATGGCCGATGTTAATTTCCATTGCCCTTTGCGCCACCGGCTCCATCCTCTTCTACCTCTACGCCAGTCGCCCACGTAAAACCGCGCAGTAA
- a CDS encoding YejG family protein: MTFQLSIVHRLPQDYRWLAGFAGSKVEPIPQNGASGDNTLVALKLLSPDGDSAWPVMHSLSQALSDISVDCSVLECEGEPCLFVKSQDEFAATCRLKNFGVAIAEPFSGNNPF; this comes from the coding sequence ATGACATTTCAGCTCTCAATAGTACATCGACTGCCGCAAGATTATCGCTGGTTAGCGGGTTTTGCAGGTTCGAAAGTTGAACCGATTCCGCAAAATGGCGCATCGGGCGACAACACGCTGGTGGCGCTTAAATTATTAAGCCCGGATGGCGATAGCGCATGGCCGGTAATGCACTCGTTAAGCCAGGCGCTGAGCGATATCTCCGTGGATTGCTCAGTCCTCGAGTGTGAAGGGGAGCCGTGCCTGTTCGTCAAGAGCCAGGACGAGTTTGCCGCGACCTGCCGCCTGAAAAACTTTGGCGTAGCGATTGCTGAACCCTTTTCTGGCAACAACCCGTTTTGA
- a CDS encoding lipocalin family protein, which yields MKLWPIVTGVALSLALVACRSPTPPKGVTPIDHFDASRYLGKWYEVARLENRFERGLEQVTATYGKRQDGGITVLNRGYDPQKGVWKESEGKAYFTGKPTTAALKVSFFGPFYGGYNVIALDDDYQYALVSGPNRDYLWILSRTPTIPTQVRQNYLNIARGLGFAVDDLLWVKQSGS from the coding sequence ATGAAGTTATGGCCCATAGTGACAGGTGTTGCGCTTTCATTGGCGTTGGTGGCCTGCCGTTCACCCACACCGCCAAAAGGTGTCACGCCGATTGACCATTTTGATGCCAGCCGATATTTAGGAAAATGGTATGAGGTTGCGCGTCTGGAAAACCGTTTTGAACGCGGGCTGGAGCAGGTGACCGCCACCTACGGCAAGCGCCAGGATGGGGGGATTACGGTGTTAAACCGGGGTTATGATCCGCAAAAAGGTGTGTGGAAAGAGAGCGAAGGCAAAGCTTATTTTACCGGTAAGCCCACGACCGCCGCGCTGAAAGTCTCGTTCTTTGGTCCGTTTTATGGCGGTTACAACGTCATTGCGCTGGATGATGACTACCAGTACGCGTTGGTCAGCGGACCCAACCGCGATTACTTGTGGATCCTGTCCCGTACGCCGACTATCCCGACCCAGGTGCGGCAGAATTACCTGAATATCGCACGTGGGTTAGGCTTCGCGGTGGACGATTTGTTGTGGGTGAAACAGTCCGGCAGTTAG
- the yejF gene encoding microcin C ABC transporter ATP-binding protein YejF: protein MQPPLLEIDNLSIAFGQQGVSTTVVDGLSLSVNAGETLALVGESGSGKSVSALSILRLLPEPPASYPSGDIRFRGESLLHANEQMLRSVRGNRIAMIFQEPMVSLNPLHNLEKQLYEVLSLHRGMRKEAARGEILDCLDRVGIRNAAKRLTDFPHQLSGGERQRVMIAMALLTRPELLIADEPTTALDVSVQAQILQLLRELRVELNMGMLFITHNLSIVRQLADRVAVMQNGRCVEQNSASALFAAPVHPYTRKLLDSEPTGAPVALLPDAAPVLEVNQLCVAFPVRKGILRRVVDNNRVVNNVSFSLRTGETLGLVGESGSGKSTTGLALLRLIASQGDIRFNGEAIQGWTRQQMLPLRHRIQVVFQDPNSALNPRLTALQIIEEGLQVHQPALSRDEREQQVIQVMQEVGLDPETRHRYPAAFSGGQRQRIAIARALILKPELIVLDEPTSSLDRTVQAQILALLKALQQKHRLAYIFISHDLQVIRSLCHQVIVLRQGEVVEQGECRRVFTAPQQEYTRQLIALS, encoded by the coding sequence ATGCAACCTCCTCTTCTGGAAATCGATAACCTATCCATCGCCTTTGGTCAGCAGGGCGTCAGCACGACCGTCGTCGACGGTTTGTCATTGTCGGTGAATGCCGGAGAAACGCTGGCGCTGGTGGGCGAATCCGGTTCCGGCAAAAGCGTTTCGGCACTGTCGATACTTCGCCTGTTGCCGGAACCACCGGCCAGCTACCCGAGTGGCGATATTCGCTTTCGCGGCGAATCACTGCTGCATGCCAACGAACAGATGCTACGTAGCGTACGCGGCAACCGCATCGCCATGATTTTCCAGGAGCCGATGGTGTCGCTTAACCCACTGCATAACCTGGAAAAACAGCTCTACGAAGTGCTTTCCCTGCACCGCGGTATGCGCAAAGAGGCAGCGCGCGGTGAAATCCTCGATTGTCTGGACAGAGTGGGGATCCGCAATGCGGCAAAACGACTGACGGACTTTCCCCATCAACTCTCCGGCGGTGAACGCCAGCGCGTGATGATTGCCATGGCGCTGCTGACTCGCCCGGAATTGTTAATTGCCGATGAGCCAACGACCGCGTTGGATGTCTCCGTTCAGGCGCAAATCCTGCAATTACTCCGCGAACTGCGCGTTGAGCTGAATATGGGCATGCTGTTTATCACCCATAACCTGAGTATTGTTCGTCAGTTGGCTGACCGGGTGGCGGTTATGCAGAACGGTCGTTGTGTGGAACAAAACAGCGCCAGTGCGCTGTTTGCTGCCCCTGTGCATCCGTATACGCGTAAGCTGCTGGACAGCGAACCCACAGGCGCGCCCGTTGCGTTGCTGCCCGACGCAGCTCCTGTGCTGGAAGTGAATCAGCTTTGCGTGGCGTTTCCGGTCCGCAAGGGCATTCTGCGCCGGGTTGTGGACAATAACCGAGTGGTCAACAATGTCAGTTTTTCACTGCGCACAGGTGAAACGCTGGGACTGGTTGGCGAATCGGGGTCGGGTAAAAGCACAACCGGTCTGGCGCTGCTGCGGCTTATCGCGTCACAAGGGGATATCCGTTTTAATGGCGAAGCCATTCAGGGCTGGACCCGGCAGCAGATGCTGCCGCTGCGCCATCGTATTCAGGTGGTGTTCCAGGATCCTAATTCTGCGCTAAACCCTCGCCTGACGGCGTTGCAGATCATTGAAGAAGGTTTGCAGGTACATCAACCGGCACTTTCGCGTGACGAACGCGAGCAGCAGGTTATTCAGGTGATGCAGGAGGTGGGATTAGACCCTGAAACGCGACACCGTTATCCAGCGGCTTTTTCCGGTGGGCAGCGTCAACGTATCGCCATTGCACGGGCGCTGATCCTGAAACCTGAGCTTATCGTTCTGGATGAACCGACTTCATCACTCGACCGTACCGTTCAGGCACAGATTCTGGCATTGCTGAAAGCGTTACAGCAAAAGCATCGCCTGGCCTATATTTTTATCAGCCACGACCTGCAGGTGATTCGTTCGCTATGCCACCAGGTGATTGTTTTACGGCAGGGAGAGGTTGTCGAACAAGGTGAGTGTCGGCGCGTCTTTACAGCACCGCAGCAAGAATATACACGTCAGCTCATCGCATTGAGCTGA
- a CDS encoding YbgA family protein has product MNSKPILGISGCLTGATVRFDGGHKRMGFIMDELAEWVSFKPVCPEMAIGLPTPRPALRLVNTTTGDVRLRFSQARDQDMTDQMEHFAEDYLPSAADYAGFVVCAKSPSCGMERVRLYDEHGNRGAKAGIGLFTAALQQRYPWLPIEEDGRLHDPVLRENFVARVFALHELNAMREKGLTRGAIIAFHSRYKLHLLAHSQPGYREIGPFIARIHEWDDLEAFFVAYREKLMAILQQPASRKNHTNVLMHIQGYFRKQLNDRQRAELREVIVNYHAGLLPILAPLTLLQHYLAEHPDEYLLTQKYFSPYPDSLRLRLTAN; this is encoded by the coding sequence ATGAATAGCAAACCGATACTCGGAATTAGCGGTTGCCTTACCGGCGCAACGGTACGCTTTGACGGCGGGCATAAACGGATGGGATTTATTATGGATGAGCTTGCCGAGTGGGTAAGCTTCAAACCGGTCTGCCCTGAGATGGCTATTGGTCTGCCTACCCCTCGCCCGGCGCTGAGGCTCGTCAACACCACTACGGGTGACGTGCGATTACGCTTTAGTCAGGCGCGCGATCAAGACATGACGGACCAAATGGAGCATTTTGCCGAGGACTATTTACCAAGCGCTGCGGATTATGCCGGTTTCGTGGTATGCGCTAAATCCCCGAGTTGTGGGATGGAACGTGTCCGGCTCTATGATGAACACGGTAATCGCGGTGCTAAAGCGGGGATTGGCTTATTTACCGCAGCACTCCAGCAGCGCTACCCATGGCTACCGATAGAGGAAGATGGGCGACTGCACGATCCGGTTTTACGGGAAAATTTCGTCGCACGCGTATTTGCACTACACGAACTCAACGCCATGCGCGAAAAAGGACTAACCCGCGGCGCGATAATCGCTTTTCACAGTCGCTATAAGCTGCATTTACTCGCGCATAGTCAGCCAGGATACCGGGAAATCGGCCCGTTCATCGCCCGTATCCATGAATGGGATGATCTGGAAGCCTTCTTTGTTGCTTACCGGGAAAAGCTGATGGCCATTTTGCAACAGCCCGCCTCGCGCAAAAACCACACCAACGTGCTGATGCATATCCAAGGTTACTTTCGTAAACAGCTCAACGACCGCCAGCGTGCAGAATTGCGTGAGGTGATTGTTAACTACCACGCAGGTCTCCTGCCCATCCTCGCACCGCTGACGTTGTTGCAGCATTATCTGGCCGAGCATCCGGATGAATATCTTCTGACCCAGAAGTACTTTTCGCCTTATCCAGACAGCCTGCGGTTACGCTTGACGGCGAATTGA